One genomic segment of Natrialbaceae archaeon AArc-T1-2 includes these proteins:
- a CDS encoding Hsp20/alpha crystallin family protein: protein MSFRDLGNAVGSTLYRGIGRASSHLHEQRSLPVDVLENEGSYLVVFDAPGAERDDVQVRYVNGTVKIRVDRFREFHDGFEMRFPGRGMTLDGEATLPDDATVDPDAGTARLTEYGTLNVEIPKERSSEADAESIEIDD, encoded by the coding sequence GTGAGTTTCAGAGATCTCGGGAACGCGGTCGGAAGCACGCTCTACCGGGGGATCGGCCGTGCAAGTAGCCATCTCCACGAGCAACGATCGCTGCCGGTCGACGTCCTCGAGAACGAGGGCTCGTATCTCGTCGTCTTCGACGCACCGGGAGCCGAACGAGACGACGTCCAGGTTCGGTACGTAAACGGTACGGTAAAGATTCGAGTCGATCGGTTTCGTGAGTTTCACGACGGGTTCGAGATGCGATTTCCCGGTCGCGGAATGACCCTCGACGGCGAGGCGACGCTTCCCGACGACGCGACCGTCGACCCCGACGCGGGGACGGCCAGACTCACCGAGTACGGAACCTTGAACGTCGAGATTCCGAAAGAGCGCTCCTCGGAGGCCGACGCCGAATCGATCGAGATCGACGACTAA
- a CDS encoding DUF7559 family protein, with product MPATLEVVCTDDDCTLDMFELHYTYEMPDETTVADFACPYCGTTEALEAIDL from the coding sequence ATGCCAGCGACGCTCGAGGTCGTCTGTACCGACGACGACTGCACCCTCGACATGTTCGAGTTACACTACACTTACGAGATGCCCGACGAGACGACGGTCGCGGACTTCGCGTGTCCGTACTGCGGGACGACCGAGGCCCTCGAGGCGATCGACCTCTGA
- a CDS encoding site-2 protease family protein: MFKSYRIGQAFGIPLKLDVTLLLVLPLFAWVIGAQIETVVPILNQVFGTDIAADALAGVVWPLIVGLLAAIGLFIGVALHEFGHALVALRYDYDIDSITLWLLGGVAQLVDRPRDWRHEFWIAIAGPIVSLAVGVVCYLALLVVPAGMDVTAFVLAYLALLNVGLAVFNMLPAFPLDGGRVLRAILARSMSYVRATKVVTLVGKGFAILLGLGGLATVNVFWVAIAIFVYIAATAESRQMMLDATLDGLTARDVMRRASELSTVPPELTVDRLLERMFQERQTYYPVVRDGQIGGVVTLEDVQELERTQRVAARVGDVMTSFDALERISADSDAMTAFQRLQQSESEHLLVVEDGSVVGVLTLEDLLSTQEIVREHRRVDDRSPRREPQRQRRL; the protein is encoded by the coding sequence ATGTTCAAAAGTTATCGCATCGGCCAGGCGTTCGGGATCCCGCTCAAGCTCGACGTCACCTTGTTGCTCGTGTTACCCCTGTTCGCCTGGGTGATCGGCGCACAGATCGAGACCGTCGTACCCATCCTGAACCAGGTGTTCGGGACGGACATCGCGGCCGATGCGCTTGCCGGTGTCGTGTGGCCGTTGATCGTCGGTCTCCTCGCGGCCATCGGACTGTTCATCGGCGTCGCGCTCCACGAGTTCGGCCACGCGCTGGTCGCGCTCCGTTACGACTACGACATTGACTCGATCACTCTCTGGCTGCTCGGCGGAGTCGCCCAGCTCGTCGATCGACCGCGGGACTGGCGTCACGAATTCTGGATCGCTATCGCCGGTCCGATCGTCAGTCTGGCCGTCGGCGTCGTCTGCTATCTCGCCTTACTCGTGGTGCCGGCCGGGATGGACGTCACCGCCTTCGTACTCGCGTATCTCGCGCTCTTGAACGTCGGGCTGGCCGTCTTCAACATGCTTCCAGCGTTTCCGCTCGACGGCGGGCGCGTCCTCCGGGCGATTCTCGCACGGTCGATGAGCTACGTTCGCGCGACGAAGGTGGTGACGCTGGTCGGAAAGGGGTTCGCGATCTTGCTCGGACTCGGCGGACTCGCCACGGTCAACGTCTTCTGGGTCGCCATCGCGATTTTCGTCTACATCGCCGCGACGGCCGAGAGCCGCCAGATGATGCTCGATGCGACGCTCGACGGACTCACGGCTCGCGACGTGATGCGACGCGCCTCGGAGCTGTCGACGGTGCCGCCCGAACTGACGGTCGATCGGCTCCTCGAGCGGATGTTCCAGGAGCGCCAGACGTACTACCCCGTCGTCAGGGACGGACAGATCGGCGGCGTCGTGACGCTCGAAGACGTCCAGGAACTCGAGCGAACACAGCGAGTGGCCGCACGCGTCGGCGACGTCATGACGTCGTTTGATGCGCTCGAGCGAATCTCGGCCGACAGCGACGCGATGACCGCGTTTCAGCGACTCCAACAGAGCGAGAGCGAGCACTTGCTCGTCGTCGAGGACGGAAGCGTCGTCGGGGTTCTCACACTCGAGGATCTGCTCTCGACCCAGGAGATCGTCCGCGAACACAGGCGAGTCGACGATCGGTCGCCGCGACGGGAGCCACAGCGTCAACGACGGCTGTGA
- a CDS encoding radical SAM protein, translated as MTDPETLSVTIVDGYVDEPAHFGVPPYVSTYPRYTAGALVDAGVPPERITYHTIDGLRDEPDRFRDVDDADLLIYLGGMTVPGNYVGGTPAEPDEVRELAWTASGTTLMGGPVKFGVGDANEGAIETERQDLDFDFVAKGDVEAAAYDLVANGLEGFGDRMRDVSEVTRWAHKGAFVVEQHPNHPDYLICELETSRGCAYRCSFCTEPLYGNPDFRPPETVVAEVDALADHGVKHFRLGRQADILAYGGDGEAPNPDALRELYEGIRTVAPDLETLHLDNMNPITIVNWPEKSREGIRIIADHNTPGDTAAFGLESADPVVQEENDLNVSATECLEAVRIVNEEGGWRPGGPDDPQEGVTGEDDPIRLPKLLPGINLVHGLKGEREETYEHNLEFLWNVYDEGLMLRRINIRQVMAFAGTEMSETGAEIANEHKKLFKSYKRQVREEIDNPMLERVAPPGTVLPDVHLEYHQDGKTFGRQLGTYPLLVAIPGEHPLEERRDVAVVDHGYRSVTGVPYPLDLNAASMDELTAVPGLGKRRAGNIVVNRPYDSVAEADLDADVDVSQFATVSSLERV; from the coding sequence ATGACAGACCCCGAGACGCTTTCGGTGACGATCGTCGACGGCTACGTCGACGAACCGGCACACTTCGGGGTCCCGCCGTACGTCTCGACGTACCCCCGGTACACGGCCGGTGCGCTCGTCGATGCCGGCGTCCCGCCGGAGCGGATCACCTACCACACGATCGACGGCCTCCGCGACGAGCCCGACCGCTTCCGTGACGTCGACGACGCCGACTTGCTGATCTACCTGGGCGGGATGACCGTCCCCGGCAACTACGTCGGCGGGACGCCCGCCGAACCCGACGAGGTGCGCGAACTCGCCTGGACGGCGAGCGGAACGACCCTGATGGGTGGCCCCGTCAAATTCGGCGTCGGCGACGCAAACGAGGGGGCGATCGAGACCGAACGCCAGGACCTCGATTTCGATTTCGTCGCGAAAGGCGACGTCGAGGCCGCCGCCTACGACCTCGTCGCGAATGGCCTCGAGGGTTTCGGCGACCGGATGCGCGACGTCAGCGAGGTCACTCGGTGGGCGCACAAGGGCGCGTTCGTCGTCGAACAACACCCCAACCACCCCGACTACCTTATCTGTGAACTCGAGACCTCTAGGGGGTGTGCGTATCGGTGTTCGTTCTGTACCGAGCCACTGTATGGCAACCCCGACTTCCGCCCGCCCGAGACGGTCGTCGCCGAAGTGGATGCCCTCGCAGACCACGGGGTGAAACACTTCCGGCTCGGCCGGCAGGCGGACATCCTGGCCTACGGCGGCGACGGCGAAGCGCCTAACCCCGACGCCCTCCGGGAGCTATACGAGGGGATCCGGACGGTCGCACCCGACCTCGAGACGTTGCATCTGGACAATATGAACCCCATCACGATCGTGAACTGGCCGGAAAAATCCAGGGAAGGGATCCGGATCATCGCCGATCACAACACGCCCGGGGATACGGCCGCCTTCGGCCTCGAGTCCGCGGACCCGGTCGTCCAGGAGGAGAACGATCTCAACGTCTCCGCCACGGAGTGTCTCGAGGCGGTCCGGATCGTCAACGAGGAAGGTGGCTGGCGGCCGGGCGGTCCGGACGATCCGCAGGAAGGCGTCACGGGCGAAGACGACCCGATCCGGCTCCCCAAACTCCTTCCCGGGATCAACCTCGTTCACGGGCTCAAAGGCGAACGCGAGGAAACCTACGAGCACAACCTCGAGTTCCTCTGGAACGTCTACGACGAGGGACTGATGCTCCGGCGGATCAACATCCGACAGGTGATGGCCTTCGCCGGCACCGAGATGTCCGAGACGGGTGCCGAGATTGCGAACGAACACAAGAAGCTGTTCAAGTCCTACAAACGACAGGTCCGCGAGGAGATCGACAACCCGATGCTCGAACGGGTCGCCCCGCCGGGCACCGTCTTGCCGGACGTCCACCTCGAGTACCACCAGGACGGCAAGACGTTCGGCCGTCAGCTGGGGACGTACCCGTTGCTCGTTGCGATCCCCGGCGAGCACCCGCTCGAGGAACGGCGAGACGTCGCGGTCGTCGATCACGGCTACCGGTCGGTCACCGGTGTCCCCTACCCACTCGATCTCAACGCCGCCTCGATGGACGAACTCACGGCCGTTCCCGGTCTCGGGAAACGGCGAGCGGGCAACATCGTGGTGAACCGACCCTACGACTCCGTCGCCGAGGCTGATCTCGACGCTGACGTCGACGTCTCGCAGTTCGCGACGGTTAGTTCGCTCGAGCGCGTGTAG
- a CDS encoding TRAM domain-containing protein: MEISDKLLCLFSTDVSEENDRYVIEVPKREVETGDIDPGEVYRVALISRDRDGEDADTATEKPSAPSEPQPPVEVGETRYVEIEDIGKQGDGIARVERGYVIIVPGAEVGERVKIEISEVKSNFAVGEIIEETF, translated from the coding sequence GTGGAGATATCTGACAAACTCCTGTGTCTGTTCAGCACGGACGTTTCGGAGGAGAACGACCGATACGTCATCGAAGTACCGAAGCGGGAGGTCGAAACTGGCGACATCGATCCGGGTGAGGTCTACCGCGTCGCGTTGATCTCGCGCGACCGCGACGGCGAGGACGCCGACACCGCCACGGAAAAACCGAGCGCGCCCTCGGAGCCCCAGCCACCGGTCGAGGTCGGCGAGACGCGTTACGTCGAAATCGAAGACATCGGCAAACAGGGTGACGGTATCGCCCGCGTCGAGCGTGGCTACGTCATCATCGTTCCCGGCGCAGAGGTTGGCGAGCGGGTCAAAATAGAGATCAGCGAGGTCAAGTCCAACTTCGCGGTGGGCGAGATCATCGAGGAGACGTTCTAG
- a CDS encoding YkgJ family cysteine cluster protein, whose translation MTSLEDDLERARDLDAGELADAIESIGFECTRCGACCTREGADEHTATIFPDEVRALTDATDQEWRDVARPMPYGLSETGDGSLEGETFEWALQTDDCGDCAFYEETDDGVGACLAHDDRPLICQTYPFSVAIDGTSQPMGEAVDETGVVRAHECDGLGRDITRADAEELARALKERAIRELEEAIAVRDAYEPADPDPGEIVVHDSEGPKRSDGSARETR comes from the coding sequence GTGACTTCCCTCGAAGACGACCTCGAGCGCGCCCGCGACCTCGACGCCGGGGAGCTGGCCGACGCTATCGAGTCGATCGGCTTCGAGTGTACTCGCTGTGGTGCCTGCTGTACGCGTGAGGGTGCAGACGAGCACACCGCAACGATCTTTCCAGACGAGGTCAGAGCGCTCACGGACGCGACCGACCAGGAGTGGCGCGACGTCGCCCGACCGATGCCCTATGGGCTGTCCGAGACAGGAGACGGCAGCCTCGAGGGCGAGACCTTCGAGTGGGCATTACAGACCGACGACTGCGGCGACTGCGCGTTCTACGAGGAAACCGACGACGGTGTCGGCGCGTGTCTCGCCCACGACGATCGACCGTTGATCTGTCAAACGTACCCGTTCAGCGTTGCCATCGACGGCACGAGTCAGCCGATGGGCGAGGCCGTCGACGAGACCGGGGTCGTTCGCGCCCACGAGTGCGACGGGCTGGGACGGGACATCACGCGGGCAGACGCCGAGGAGCTTGCGCGCGCGTTGAAAGAACGAGCGATTCGAGAGCTCGAGGAGGCAATCGCCGTCCGGGACGCCTACGAGCCGGCCGACCCCGACCCCGGCGAGATCGTCGTCCACGATTCCGAAGGGCCGAAGCGGTCGGACGGGTCGGCACGCGAGACGCGCTAG
- a CDS encoding MBL fold metallo-hydrolase, giving the protein MDVVRVPVTTATRAPSGQTNVYVVGHDPAVLVDPAGRTDALDRLVRARGVEHVLVTHAHPDHVGDLDAYAMETATVWARTSHVDRFREAAGVEPDRLVRPGATVPCGDDELRILDAPGHAPDHVAVQVGEGGPICCGDCVLADGSVVVGAPDGDMRAYLTTLRRLRAVDPPRLLPGHGPVIDDPRERLERLLAHRLERERRVLAAVESGAETLEEILEDAYEKDLAGVRDLARATVRAHLEKLAVEGRIAWDGERARSR; this is encoded by the coding sequence ATGGACGTCGTCCGCGTTCCAGTGACGACCGCAACGCGTGCACCCAGTGGACAGACGAACGTCTACGTCGTCGGACACGATCCGGCGGTGCTCGTCGACCCCGCGGGCCGGACGGACGCGCTCGACCGACTGGTTCGAGCTCGTGGCGTCGAGCACGTCCTCGTCACCCACGCCCACCCCGACCACGTCGGCGATCTCGACGCGTACGCAATGGAGACGGCGACGGTCTGGGCGCGGACGAGTCACGTCGATCGATTTCGGGAGGCGGCCGGCGTCGAACCCGACCGACTCGTTCGGCCGGGGGCGACCGTTCCCTGCGGCGACGACGAACTCAGGATTCTCGACGCGCCCGGTCACGCGCCCGACCACGTCGCCGTGCAAGTCGGCGAGGGTGGACCGATCTGTTGTGGCGACTGCGTCCTCGCCGATGGAAGCGTCGTCGTCGGCGCACCCGACGGCGACATGCGTGCGTACCTGACGACGTTGCGTCGCCTGCGGGCGGTGGATCCACCACGGCTGCTGCCCGGACACGGTCCCGTCATCGACGATCCCCGGGAGCGCCTCGAGCGCCTTCTCGCCCATCGCCTCGAGCGCGAACGCCGAGTGTTGGCGGCCGTCGAGTCGGGCGCGGAGACGCTCGAGGAAATCCTCGAGGACGCATACGAGAAAGACCTCGCGGGCGTTCGTGACCTCGCCCGGGCGACGGTCCGTGCTCACCTCGAGAAACTCGCCGTCGAAGGGCGAATCGCGTGGGACGGCGAACGGGCTCGATCCCGATAG
- a CDS encoding MarR family transcriptional regulator, which produces MSMSTADDATTDAEETLSETEYHDRLRELPPSAKLVAKVLESDSPLSQGQLAEESLLPDRTVRYALNRLEDVDLVGSRYSFQDARKQVYYLKH; this is translated from the coding sequence ATGAGCATGAGTACTGCTGACGATGCTACCACCGATGCCGAAGAGACGCTTTCCGAGACCGAATACCACGACCGTCTTCGCGAACTTCCACCGAGTGCGAAACTCGTCGCGAAAGTTCTCGAATCCGACTCGCCACTCTCGCAGGGGCAACTCGCCGAGGAGTCGCTGCTTCCCGACCGGACCGTCCGGTACGCGTTGAACCGACTCGAGGATGTCGACCTCGTCGGTTCCCGATACAGCTTCCAGGACGCACGCAAGCAGGTGTACTACCTGAAACACTGA
- a CDS encoding DUF5811 family protein — MNGNTPYAGLPGVTGAGQRASADVPEISGDQKRTLHRDVSQIAARTRELLPNEYVVDSEISHGVGGPQVTVAVQPPVGRPVSAGFSPDLGDQADEIISTDERDEVARGLAASAALQVKLAMNRGVTPTAR; from the coding sequence ATGAATGGCAATACGCCGTACGCAGGGCTGCCGGGTGTGACGGGAGCTGGCCAGCGAGCATCGGCGGACGTCCCGGAGATCTCCGGCGATCAGAAACGAACGCTTCACCGTGACGTCTCACAGATTGCCGCACGAACCCGTGAGCTACTTCCCAACGAGTACGTCGTCGACTCTGAAATCTCACACGGCGTCGGCGGTCCGCAGGTGACCGTCGCCGTCCAGCCGCCGGTCGGCCGTCCGGTCAGCGCCGGCTTCTCACCCGACCTCGGGGACCAGGCCGACGAGATAATCTCGACGGACGAGCGCGACGAGGTGGCCCGTGGGCTAGCTGCGAGCGCGGCACTACAGGTCAAACTGGCGATGAACCGGGGCGTAACGCCGACGGCACGCTAG
- the infB gene encoding translation initiation factor IF-2, whose translation MSDTDTRDPTSLRTPIVAVLGHVDHGKTSLLDTIRGSAVIEGEAGAITQHIGATAVPLDIVSKMAGELVDPDDFDLPGLLFIDTPGHHSFTTLRSRGGALADIAILVVDVNDGFQPQTLEALDIVKRTQTPFIVAANKIDTVPGWNPTENAPINETYEAQSDRVQSDLDERLYEIIGSLSDEGFSADLYWRVQNFQRNIGVVPVSAMTGEGIPDLLAVMMGLSQRYMKEEMEIDVTGPGVGTVLEVKEEKGFGTTIDTVLYDGTVRADDTLVVGGTNDPIVTDVRALLQPRPLAEIRTESRFEDVEEVSAAAGIKIAAPDLDKAMAGAPVRVVRDRDLEDVIDEVEAELAEIAVDTAERGVVVKADTLGSLEAMADALEEAEVPIVRAEVGDVAPRDISVASTADNSKQQVVLGFNVEVLEDAKRRAEIDDVELFVDDVIYQLVEEYETHVEEIERAQQDTILENITRPARFRILKDHVFRQNDPAVVGVEVNSGTLQKNSNVVKWDGNEPERVGEVKGIQEQGEDVDEARAGNRVSAAIDGPTVGRGIEEGDELWIEIPEKHAKILEQELAEEIPGDELEALNMYLEKHRNRDPFWGK comes from the coding sequence ATGTCGGACACGGACACACGCGACCCCACATCTCTCAGGACCCCGATCGTCGCCGTCCTCGGACACGTCGATCACGGCAAGACCAGTCTCCTCGATACGATCCGCGGCTCCGCGGTCATCGAGGGCGAAGCAGGCGCGATCACCCAGCACATCGGTGCGACCGCCGTTCCGCTGGACATCGTCTCGAAGATGGCGGGCGAACTCGTCGACCCCGACGACTTCGATCTGCCCGGCTTGCTCTTTATCGACACGCCGGGCCATCACTCCTTTACGACGCTTCGCTCTCGCGGCGGGGCGCTCGCAGACATCGCCATCCTCGTCGTCGACGTCAACGACGGCTTTCAGCCCCAGACGCTCGAGGCGCTCGACATCGTTAAGCGCACCCAAACGCCGTTTATCGTCGCCGCGAACAAGATCGATACGGTGCCGGGCTGGAACCCGACCGAGAACGCGCCGATCAACGAGACCTACGAGGCCCAGTCCGATCGCGTTCAGTCCGATCTCGACGAACGTCTCTACGAGATCATCGGCTCGTTAAGCGACGAGGGCTTTTCTGCGGACCTGTACTGGCGAGTCCAGAACTTCCAGCGAAACATCGGCGTCGTCCCCGTCTCCGCGATGACCGGGGAAGGCATTCCGGACCTGCTCGCCGTAATGATGGGTCTGTCCCAGCGATACATGAAAGAGGAGATGGAAATCGACGTCACCGGCCCCGGCGTCGGCACCGTCCTCGAGGTCAAAGAGGAGAAGGGGTTCGGAACGACGATCGACACCGTCCTCTACGACGGGACTGTCCGGGCAGACGATACGCTCGTCGTCGGCGGGACGAACGACCCCATCGTCACCGACGTCCGCGCACTCCTTCAGCCCCGGCCGCTGGCGGAGATCCGCACCGAGAGCCGGTTCGAGGACGTCGAGGAGGTAAGCGCTGCGGCGGGGATCAAAATCGCCGCGCCCGATCTGGACAAGGCGATGGCCGGCGCACCCGTCCGCGTGGTCCGAGACCGAGATCTCGAGGACGTCATCGACGAGGTCGAGGCCGAACTGGCAGAGATCGCCGTCGACACCGCCGAACGGGGCGTCGTCGTCAAGGCAGACACCCTGGGCAGCCTCGAGGCGATGGCGGACGCCTTAGAGGAGGCAGAGGTTCCGATCGTCCGCGCAGAGGTCGGCGACGTTGCCCCGCGTGACATCTCCGTCGCCTCGACCGCCGACAATTCCAAACAGCAGGTCGTCCTCGGGTTCAACGTCGAGGTCCTTGAGGACGCGAAACGACGGGCCGAGATCGACGACGTCGAGCTGTTCGTCGACGACGTCATCTACCAGCTGGTCGAAGAGTACGAGACCCACGTCGAGGAGATCGAACGCGCCCAGCAGGATACTATCCTCGAGAACATCACCCGGCCGGCACGGTTTCGAATCCTCAAGGATCACGTCTTCCGCCAGAACGATCCGGCCGTCGTCGGCGTCGAGGTCAACTCGGGCACCCTCCAGAAAAACAGCAACGTGGTGAAATGGGATGGCAACGAGCCCGAACGCGTCGGCGAGGTCAAGGGCATCCAGGAACAGGGCGAGGACGTCGACGAGGCCCGGGCCGGCAACCGCGTCAGCGCCGCCATCGACGGCCCCACGGTCGGCCGGGGGATCGAGGAAGGCGACGAACTCTGGATCGAGATACCCGAGAAACACGCGAAGATCCTCGAACAGGAACTCGCCGAGGAGATTCCAGGCGACGAACTCGAGGCGTTGAACATGTACCTCGAAAAACACCGCAACCGCGACCCGTTCTGGGGCAAGTGA
- a CDS encoding PRC-barrel domain-containing protein yields MSDILAENLSGKAVMGSDGTELGMLYNVTMDLKSGQLFDLLVDPDDSLAEKSVSFDRDDAGRLRVPVNRVQAVKDYIVVQR; encoded by the coding sequence ATGAGCGACATACTCGCCGAGAACCTCTCGGGTAAAGCCGTCATGGGATCCGACGGAACCGAGCTCGGCATGCTCTACAACGTCACGATGGATCTCAAGTCCGGACAGCTTTTCGACCTCCTCGTCGACCCCGACGACTCACTCGCCGAGAAGTCGGTGTCGTTCGACCGGGACGACGCCGGTCGGCTGCGGGTTCCCGTCAACCGCGTGCAGGCGGTCAAAGACTACATCGTCGTTCAACGATAA
- a CDS encoding NOB1 family endonuclease: MHVLDSSAFIHDYHTTEQTATIPLVREELEDESAYRYDAMEGSGMHIHIPNGDTTEKVRRAAKESGDLEVLSETDVRLIAAAFELDGTLVTDDYAMQNVAEKLNVDVEFIAREGITEQREWLFQCQGCGREYDEEKDRCPICGSDLARKNPNSS; the protein is encoded by the coding sequence ATGCACGTCCTCGACTCGTCGGCTTTTATCCACGACTACCACACGACAGAACAGACTGCAACGATCCCGCTCGTCCGCGAGGAACTCGAAGACGAGAGCGCCTATCGCTACGACGCGATGGAGGGGTCGGGAATGCACATTCACATTCCGAACGGAGACACCACCGAGAAAGTCCGCCGTGCGGCCAAAGAATCTGGTGACCTCGAGGTACTCTCCGAGACCGACGTTCGGCTGATCGCCGCGGCGTTCGAACTCGACGGCACCCTCGTCACGGACGACTACGCGATGCAAAACGTCGCCGAGAAACTAAACGTCGACGTCGAGTTCATCGCCCGCGAGGGCATCACCGAACAGCGAGAGTGGCTGTTCCAGTGTCAGGGCTGTGGCCGAGAGTACGACGAAGAGAAGGATCGCTGTCCGATCTGTGGCTCGGATCTCGCCCGCAAGAATCCGAACTCGAGCTGA
- a CDS encoding CPBP family intramembrane glutamic endopeptidase, producing MTETVRADDTNRGFDPTVGIGTVLAGVAWVGVAVPIRQGDGEPVVWAAHLFAVVATAVFLGRRYDLIERRPGASVAAGSSLAVVALAGYALNQGVTGHATLPLVGSSPLVFTTVLAAGGALGMAIADYGGVTATGLKRRAVTTIGLSIVGAIGLFSALLTTSALSIPAFVVMGELTQTQQTALGQFGMAFGTAAVAVGYLHATGRPFSFVDLEWPDRWDVVWTVGGVGVLFGALIAVSIALAQTGAETATHSTVEQAQETPEILYVYIPASILIIGPFEELLYRNVIQKSLYGAFSRGGAVVVASVIFAGVHAPAYATGAAGAVLASLGVVFSLSIVLGTIYERTDNVLVPGLVHGIYNAVLFASAYATFA from the coding sequence ATGACCGAGACTGTCCGAGCAGACGACACCAACCGCGGGTTCGACCCCACCGTCGGGATTGGGACCGTCCTCGCGGGCGTCGCGTGGGTCGGCGTCGCGGTGCCCATCCGACAGGGCGACGGCGAGCCCGTCGTCTGGGCCGCACACCTGTTCGCGGTCGTCGCCACCGCCGTCTTTCTCGGACGTCGATACGATCTCATCGAACGACGTCCCGGCGCGTCGGTCGCCGCCGGCTCCAGCCTCGCCGTCGTCGCCCTGGCAGGGTACGCGTTGAACCAGGGGGTAACTGGCCACGCTACGCTCCCGCTTGTGGGGTCGTCCCCACTCGTCTTCACGACGGTTCTCGCCGCCGGGGGTGCACTCGGCATGGCCATTGCCGACTACGGCGGCGTCACCGCCACCGGACTCAAGCGACGGGCCGTGACGACGATCGGTCTCTCGATCGTCGGTGCGATCGGACTGTTCAGTGCGCTTTTGACCACGTCAGCGCTGTCGATTCCCGCGTTCGTCGTGATGGGTGAACTCACCCAGACCCAGCAGACGGCGCTTGGCCAGTTCGGGATGGCATTCGGGACGGCGGCCGTCGCGGTCGGCTACCTCCACGCCACCGGTCGTCCCTTCTCGTTCGTCGACCTCGAGTGGCCCGACAGGTGGGACGTCGTCTGGACCGTCGGCGGCGTCGGCGTGTTGTTCGGCGCGTTGATCGCAGTCAGTATCGCCCTGGCCCAGACCGGAGCCGAGACCGCGACCCACAGCACCGTCGAACAGGCCCAGGAGACGCCGGAGATCCTCTACGTGTACATCCCCGCCTCGATCCTGATCATCGGCCCGTTCGAGGAGCTACTCTACCGGAACGTCATCCAGAAGTCGCTGTACGGTGCGTTCTCCCGTGGCGGTGCGGTCGTCGTCGCGAGCGTGATCTTCGCGGGCGTCCACGCCCCGGCGTACGCCACCGGCGCTGCAGGTGCCGTTCTCGCCAGTCTCGGCGTCGTCTTCAGCCTCTCGATCGTCCTCGGGACCATCTACGAACGAACCGATAACGTCCTCGTACCCGGGCTCGTCCACGGCATCTACAACGCGGTGTTGTTCGCGAGCGCGTACGCCACGTTCGCTTGA